The following proteins are co-located in the Desulfobacterales bacterium genome:
- a CDS encoding crotonase/enoyl-CoA hydratase family protein has translation MGYQEIIFKNRDGVAILTLNRPDIRNAITGEAIISEVEDAVGRVNADMTCRVLIITAADPAFSAGGNVKDMAAKKGMFAGTPAQVMEGYRKNIQRIPLAVYGCAVPTIAAVNGPAIGAGCDLSLMCDMRVASEKAKFGETFVSVGLIPGDGGAYFLPRVVGMARACELTFTGEVIAADRALEMGLVNYVAPHEALMDKARELADRIAEKPPEALRMAKRLLYAGQDMTLRHLLDQSAAYQALCHHTDDHMEALNAMFEKRTPDFKGK, from the coding sequence ATGGGATATCAGGAGATTATATTTAAAAACCGTGACGGTGTGGCCATCCTCACGCTTAACCGGCCGGATATCCGAAACGCCATCACCGGCGAGGCGATTATTTCCGAGGTCGAGGATGCGGTGGGCCGGGTCAATGCGGATATGACCTGCCGGGTGCTGATTATTACGGCGGCCGACCCTGCATTTTCCGCCGGCGGCAACGTCAAGGACATGGCGGCCAAAAAGGGCATGTTTGCGGGCACGCCCGCCCAGGTGATGGAAGGCTACCGGAAAAATATTCAGCGGATTCCGCTGGCGGTCTATGGCTGTGCGGTGCCCACGATTGCCGCGGTAAACGGCCCGGCCATCGGCGCGGGCTGCGATCTGTCATTGATGTGCGATATGCGCGTGGCGTCTGAAAAGGCCAAATTCGGAGAAACTTTTGTCTCTGTGGGGTTGATTCCGGGTGACGGCGGGGCCTATTTTCTGCCCCGGGTGGTGGGCATGGCCCGGGCCTGCGAGCTTACATTTACCGGCGAGGTGATTGCGGCGGACCGGGCCCTTGAAATGGGCCTTGTCAATTATGTGGCGCCCCATGAAGCGCTTATGGACAAGGCCCGCGAGCTCGCGGACCGGATCGCGGAGAAGCCGCCTGAGGCGCTTCGCATGGCCAAACGCCTGCTCTATGCCGGACAGGACATGACGCTTCGGCACCTGCTGGATCAGTCCGCCGCCTATCAGGCGCTCTGTCATCATACCGATGACCACATGGAAGCCTTAAACGCCATGTTTGAAAAGCGTACGCCGGATTTTAAGGGAAAATAA
- a CDS encoding response regulator — MRRVNLPIFWMLVLVFLGGIAAPAPVIWADAGLDSDARILILNSYHPQYNWTDQIVRAITREFEDVLPRENIDIEYMDSRKREDAAYYERLYQLYELKYQSEETARDVIITTDDNAFDFLSKYRQELFPGVPVVFCGINFFDRVKDQPERWFTGIVESDAISENIRLIEKIHPQSERVVVIADTTKLGQSLSMVTRGLMDQSADIGPEVELWNQFSLDELYTRLGRLSSDTIVFLNILQTDKNGRYFSYTDDLPHLSRICPVPVYGQWGVELGYGIVGGVLNDAGRHGRNAAKLAKRILKGENPAEIPIQSAVYNPEFDHAQLKRFGIKKSQLPPDSRIINQPVSFYETHREVILATSAIIAGLVIVVLTLLVNIRRRRHSESALRVSEERYRRFFEEDLTADFIATPEGSLIDCNPAFARLFGFRSIIEAIQSRLPELFASPADYETCMTMLRGQGHIEGYEVELIGKKGTRIHVIANLSASRGGDGTLNQIKGYLFDITERKQLEQQLLQSQKLEALGRLAGGVAHDFNNLITTILGYSEIALLKLPESQEYRKNFELIFDAGSRAAKLTRQLLAFSRKQVMEFKTLAIEDIVKNLSAMLQSLVNENVSLRFDIDPSTRYIQADAGQLEQILLNLAVNANDAMPKGGTLTIEVRDIYLDASSVGMSQDMVPGVYVLLRVSDTGIGMTPEVRQHIFEPFFTTKDDGTGLGLSTIHGIVKQHKGYIFIYSEHGKGTAFNIYFPAVQAEAPEKDREVEASLAAGTETILVVEDDPSVSNLIKDSLAPLGYSVLTAFSGQQALDIGRTHSEPIDLLLTDVMMPGMNGRELAARFRELHPETPVVFMSGFSDQKAFDGDESMPDVDFISKPLVPSRLTARIREVLDRM; from the coding sequence ATGCGGCGCGTTAATCTCCCAATTTTTTGGATGCTTGTTCTTGTCTTTTTGGGCGGCATCGCAGCTCCGGCGCCTGTCATTTGGGCTGACGCGGGCCTGGATTCGGATGCCCGGATTCTGATTCTTAACTCCTATCACCCCCAGTACAACTGGACCGATCAAATCGTCCGCGCCATCACCCGGGAATTTGAAGATGTACTGCCGCGCGAGAACATCGACATCGAATATATGGACAGCCGCAAGCGCGAGGATGCGGCCTATTATGAGCGGCTCTACCAGTTGTACGAATTAAAATATCAGAGTGAGGAGACCGCGCGCGATGTGATCATCACAACCGATGACAATGCCTTTGATTTTTTGTCCAAATACCGGCAGGAGTTGTTTCCGGGCGTCCCTGTGGTGTTTTGCGGTATCAATTTTTTTGACCGGGTAAAAGATCAACCGGAGCGGTGGTTTACCGGCATTGTTGAATCCGACGCCATTTCCGAAAATATCCGCTTGATCGAGAAAATCCATCCGCAGTCCGAACGTGTGGTGGTGATTGCCGATACCACGAAGCTGGGGCAGTCACTTTCCATGGTCACCCGGGGGCTGATGGATCAATCGGCGGATATCGGCCCGGAGGTTGAATTGTGGAATCAATTCTCCCTTGATGAACTATACACCCGGCTCGGCCGGCTTTCCTCAGATACCATTGTCTTTTTAAATATTCTGCAAACCGATAAAAACGGCCGCTATTTTTCCTATACGGATGATTTGCCGCATTTGAGCCGTATCTGCCCCGTGCCGGTTTACGGGCAGTGGGGGGTTGAACTGGGCTACGGGATTGTCGGCGGCGTTTTAAACGATGCCGGCCGGCATGGGAGAAATGCCGCAAAGCTCGCCAAAAGAATTTTAAAGGGCGAAAATCCGGCGGAAATTCCCATTCAGTCCGCGGTCTACAATCCGGAATTTGATCATGCGCAGCTCAAACGGTTTGGTATCAAAAAATCTCAGCTGCCGCCGGACAGCCGGATCATCAACCAGCCGGTCAGTTTTTACGAGACCCATAGAGAAGTGATTCTCGCCACCAGCGCCATCATCGCCGGCCTTGTGATCGTGGTGCTTACACTGCTGGTCAACATTCGGCGGCGGCGCCACAGCGAATCCGCCCTGCGGGTGAGTGAGGAGCGGTATCGCCGGTTTTTTGAAGAGGATTTGACCGCTGATTTTATCGCCACCCCGGAGGGCAGCCTGATTGACTGCAATCCGGCCTTTGCCCGCCTGTTCGGATTCCGCTCCATTATTGAGGCGATTCAGTCCCGCCTGCCGGAGCTTTTTGCCAGCCCGGCCGATTATGAAACCTGTATGACCATGCTCCGCGGGCAGGGCCATATCGAGGGCTACGAGGTTGAATTAATCGGCAAGAAAGGCACCCGCATCCATGTTATCGCCAATTTAAGCGCCAGCCGGGGCGGGGACGGCACCCTGAATCAGATCAAAGGCTATCTGTTTGACATTACAGAGCGAAAACAACTTGAACAGCAGCTTTTACAGTCCCAGAAGCTGGAAGCCTTAGGCCGGCTGGCCGGAGGCGTGGCCCATGATTTTAACAACCTGATCACCACCATTCTTGGCTACAGTGAAATTGCGCTGCTGAAGCTGCCGGAATCCCAGGAATACCGCAAAAATTTTGAGTTGATCTTTGATGCCGGCAGCCGGGCCGCAAAACTGACCCGGCAGCTCCTGGCATTTTCGCGCAAACAGGTCATGGAGTTTAAAACCCTGGCCATCGAAGATATTGTCAAAAATCTTTCCGCCATGCTCCAGTCCCTGGTCAATGAAAATGTGAGCCTGCGTTTTGATATCGATCCATCGACCCGGTATATTCAGGCGGATGCCGGTCAGCTTGAGCAGATCCTGCTGAATCTGGCGGTCAATGCCAATGATGCCATGCCAAAAGGCGGCACATTGACCATAGAGGTGCGGGATATTTACCTGGATGCATCCTCGGTCGGTATGAGCCAGGACATGGTGCCGGGCGTCTATGTCCTGCTGCGGGTTTCGGATACGGGAATCGGCATGACGCCGGAGGTACGGCAGCATATTTTTGAACCCTTTTTTACCACCAAAGATGACGGCACCGGCCTGGGATTATCCACCATACACGGAATTGTGAAACAGCATAAGGGCTATATTTTTATTTATAGCGAACATGGCAAGGGCACGGCATTTAATATTTATTTTCCGGCTGTTCAGGCGGAGGCCCCTGAAAAAGACCGGGAGGTGGAGGCCTCGCTTGCCGCCGGAACGGAGACGATCCTGGTGGTTGAAGATGACCCGTCAGTCAGCAATCTGATCAAAGACAGCCTGGCCCCGCTCGGGTATTCGGTTTTAACCGCTTTCAGCGGGCAGCAGGCCCTTGATATCGGCCGCACGCATTCGGAGCCGATCGATTTGCTGCTGACCGATGTCATGATGCCCGGGATGAACGGCCGGGAACTGGCCGCACGCTTCCGGGAATTGCATCCCGAAACCCCGGTGGTTTTCATGTCCGGGTTCTCGGATCAAAAGGCATTTGATGGGGATGAAAGTATGCCGGATGTTGATTTTATCAGCAAACCCCTGGTGCCGAGCCGGCTTACCGCCAGGATCCGGGAGGTGCTGGACCGGATGTAA
- a CDS encoding DUF1232 domain-containing protein, with product MRRNVPGRLNLLTLIQRFASDARLLWAMIKDIATGRYRKIPLWSIGLLVFAILYILFPFDIIPDFIPGYGQIDDAMLALLCLYLMEKDLKIYKEWKNQG from the coding sequence ATGCGTCGCAATGTGCCCGGCCGATTAAACCTGCTCACGCTTATTCAACGCTTTGCCTCGGATGCCCGCCTGCTTTGGGCCATGATCAAAGATATAGCGACTGGCAGGTACCGGAAAATCCCTTTATGGTCGATCGGGCTCCTGGTTTTCGCTATTCTCTATATCCTTTTCCCGTTTGACATCATCCCCGATTTTATTCCCGGCTACGGACAGATTGACGATGCGATGCTTGCCCTTTTATGCCTATACCTCATGGAAAAGGATCTAAAAATATATAAAGAATGGAAAAATCAAGGATAA
- the clpX gene encoding ATP-dependent Clp protease ATP-binding subunit ClpX, whose translation MPRKNDFYHLICSFCGKPQTEVNKMIAGPSVYICNRCVESCKKIIERELASDTSYLQAIARPSEIARQLDAYVIGQEPAKKILSVAVYNHYKRLAAKPNTRDVEIQKSNILLIGPTGTGKTLLAQTLARMLNVPFAIADATTLTEAGYVGEDVENIILYMLQNADYDIERARKGIVYIDEIDKIARRFDTSSGRDVSGEGVQQALLKILEGTVTRVPPKGGRKHPQQDFIQIDTTDILFICGGTFSGIEKLIQHRLGSRTIGFGVNAKRANQGAKDDVLPMVQTEDFLKYGFIPEFIGRLPVIAPLHELPEAALIRILQEPKNALIKQYQKLFEIEGVTLKFTEDALQAIAAAAIRRKAGARGLRAIMEACMLDIMYDLPGYKNVAECVIDEAVILNKAGPELMFTSSQRHA comes from the coding sequence ATGCCCCGAAAAAATGATTTTTATCATTTGATCTGCTCTTTTTGCGGCAAGCCCCAAACCGAAGTCAACAAAATGATCGCCGGGCCGTCTGTCTACATATGCAATCGGTGTGTGGAAAGCTGCAAAAAAATTATTGAAAGGGAATTGGCCAGTGATACGAGTTACTTGCAGGCCATCGCCCGGCCCTCTGAAATCGCGCGGCAGCTGGATGCCTATGTCATCGGTCAGGAACCGGCCAAAAAAATTCTTTCCGTCGCTGTTTATAACCACTATAAGCGCCTTGCGGCCAAACCGAATACCAGGGATGTGGAAATCCAGAAAAGCAATATTCTGCTCATTGGCCCCACCGGCACCGGCAAAACGCTTTTGGCCCAGACCCTTGCCCGGATGCTGAACGTCCCGTTTGCCATTGCCGATGCCACCACCCTGACGGAGGCCGGCTACGTCGGGGAGGATGTTGAAAATATTATCCTGTATATGCTGCAAAATGCCGACTATGATATCGAACGGGCCCGCAAGGGGATCGTGTACATCGATGAGATCGACAAAATCGCCCGGCGATTTGACACCAGTTCCGGACGGGATGTCTCCGGAGAAGGGGTTCAGCAGGCCTTACTCAAAATACTGGAGGGCACAGTTACCCGGGTGCCGCCCAAAGGCGGCCGCAAACATCCGCAGCAGGATTTTATCCAGATTGATACCACGGATATTCTCTTTATTTGCGGCGGCACGTTCAGCGGTATTGAAAAGCTGATCCAGCATCGCCTGGGATCGAGAACCATCGGATTCGGGGTTAATGCGAAAAGGGCGAATCAAGGGGCAAAGGACGATGTGCTGCCCATGGTCCAGACCGAAGATTTCCTGAAGTATGGGTTTATCCCCGAATTTATCGGCCGCCTCCCGGTCATCGCCCCGCTCCATGAACTCCCCGAAGCCGCGTTGATACGAATCCTGCAAGAGCCCAAAAACGCCTTGATTAAGCAGTATCAAAAACTCTTCGAAATTGAAGGGGTGACGCTCAAATTCACCGAAGATGCCCTGCAGGCCATTGCTGCGGCCGCGATCAGACGCAAGGCCGGGGCCAGGGGGCTGCGCGCGATTATGGAAGCCTGCATGCTGGATATTATGTATGACCTGCCCGGCTATAAAAACGTGGCTGAATGCGTAATCGACGAAGCGGTCATTTTAAATAAAGCCGGACCGGAATTGATGTTTACCTCCTCCCAGAGGCATGCATAG
- a CDS encoding multiheme c-type cytochrome produces the protein MNTLKWSLMLAIGIILAAVPAAFGDVTENLSDETQSCLACHRSMTPNIYENWARSRMSRITPAEANKKPELERRVSYQNLSEKYQNVVVGCAECHTMRPDKHKDTFDHQGARVHTVVTPDDCAACHPVEREEYSGNLMSEAHGNLENNPVYADLVKSTNGPLTFENMTLSHGTPDARTSADSCLFCHGTRLTVEKFETRYTDIGPMKFPKISGWPNQGVGRINPDDSKGSCSACHTRHEFAIEMARKPYTCSECHKGPDVPAYKVYKVSKHANIVDSLAHGKDWDFNSVPWTAGEDFTAPTCATCHVSLVTTPDGRVQAKRTHQMNDRMAWRIFGLIYAHAHPKSADTTIIKNKDGLPLPTALDGTPAAEYLISEKEQEKRNNTMKGVCQSCHTRGWVNGHFERFEHTIETTNHQTGVATQIMAKAWDQKAADQNDSLFNESIERRWVEQWLFYGNSTRFASAMMGADYGVFASGRWYQSKNPHDMLELLKVKLKQAEDKESK, from the coding sequence ATGAACACCTTGAAATGGAGTTTGATGCTGGCCATCGGGATAATTTTAGCGGCTGTGCCGGCGGCATTTGGAGACGTCACTGAAAATTTAAGCGATGAAACCCAGAGCTGCCTGGCTTGCCATCGCAGCATGACGCCCAATATCTATGAAAACTGGGCCAGAAGCCGCATGTCCCGCATCACCCCGGCAGAGGCCAACAAGAAGCCCGAGCTTGAGCGCCGCGTGTCCTATCAGAATCTTTCTGAAAAATATCAAAACGTCGTGGTCGGCTGTGCGGAATGCCATACCATGCGGCCGGACAAACACAAGGACACATTCGATCATCAGGGCGCCAGGGTGCACACCGTGGTAACACCGGATGACTGCGCGGCCTGCCATCCGGTTGAACGCGAAGAGTATTCCGGAAACTTGATGTCAGAAGCCCACGGGAATCTGGAGAACAATCCGGTTTATGCGGATTTGGTAAAATCCACCAACGGGCCTTTGACGTTTGAGAATATGACGCTTTCCCATGGTACGCCGGACGCCCGGACCAGCGCCGATTCCTGCCTGTTCTGCCATGGGACGCGCTTAACCGTGGAAAAGTTTGAAACCCGCTATACCGATATCGGTCCCATGAAATTTCCTAAGATTTCCGGATGGCCGAATCAGGGGGTGGGGCGGATCAACCCGGACGACAGCAAGGGGTCCTGTTCCGCCTGTCATACAAGACATGAGTTTGCCATTGAAATGGCCAGAAAACCCTATACCTGCTCAGAGTGTCATAAAGGACCGGATGTTCCGGCATACAAGGTCTATAAGGTAAGCAAGCACGCCAATATTGTGGACTCCCTGGCGCATGGCAAAGACTGGGACTTTAATTCCGTCCCCTGGACCGCGGGAGAGGATTTTACCGCGCCCACGTGCGCCACCTGTCATGTGAGCCTGGTGACAACCCCGGACGGCCGAGTGCAGGCGAAGCGTACCCATCAAATGAATGACCGGATGGCGTGGCGGATTTTCGGGTTGATTTATGCGCATGCCCATCCCAAATCCGCAGACACCACCATCATTAAAAATAAGGACGGCCTGCCGCTGCCCACCGCCTTGGACGGAACCCCGGCGGCCGAATACCTGATTTCAGAAAAAGAGCAGGAAAAGCGGAATAATACCATGAAAGGGGTCTGTCAGTCCTGCCATACCCGGGGCTGGGTGAACGGCCATTTCGAGCGGTTTGAACACACCATTGAAACCACCAACCATCAAACCGGTGTAGCTACTCAGATTATGGCCAAGGCGTGGGATCAAAAAGCCGCGGATCAGAATGACAGCCTGTTTAATGAGTCCATTGAGCGGCGCTGGGTGGAACAGTGGTTGTTTTACGGAAACTCCACGCGGTTTGCCTCGGCCATGATGGGCGCGGATTACGGGGTGTTTGCCAGCGGCCGGTGGTATCAGTCAAAGAATCCGCATGATATGCTGGAGCTTTTGAAGGTGAAGCTGAAACAGGCGGAGGATAAGGAGAGTAAATAG
- a CDS encoding hydroxyacylglutathione hydrolase C-terminal domain-containing protein has product MQIKQFRYGADNLGYLVYGEKSAAAIDGGAAAAILSFLEEQNLTLAHVTNTHSHMDHLLGNQALLDQSDASYLDFDALMASPEIEIDGESLGLMHTPGHTRDSVCFYFDHVLISGDTLFNGKVGRCFTGDVDGFFQSIQKILAFSDDTRVYAGHDYVEEYMGFARALEPDNSQIDRYLAEYDPAHVCTTLGEEKQVDPFLRFNDEKIINILQQKGLSTETELDRWRSLISLM; this is encoded by the coding sequence ATGCAGATCAAGCAATTCAGATACGGGGCGGATAATCTGGGATACTTGGTCTATGGCGAAAAATCCGCTGCAGCGATAGACGGCGGGGCGGCAGCGGCGATTCTCTCTTTTTTAGAGGAACAAAATTTGACCCTCGCCCATGTGACCAACACCCACTCACATATGGATCATCTGCTTGGCAATCAGGCGCTGCTTGACCAGAGCGATGCAAGTTATTTGGATTTTGATGCGCTAATGGCAAGCCCCGAAATTGAGATTGACGGGGAATCCCTTGGCTTGATGCACACACCCGGGCACACCCGGGATTCGGTATGCTTTTATTTTGACCATGTACTGATCTCCGGGGACACGCTGTTTAACGGCAAAGTGGGGCGCTGTTTCACCGGCGATGTGGACGGATTCTTTCAGTCCATCCAGAAGATTTTGGCATTTTCGGATGACACCCGGGTTTATGCCGGCCATGATTATGTTGAGGAGTACATGGGATTTGCCAGGGCGCTGGAGCCGGATAACTCCCAAATTGATAGGTATTTGGCCGAATATGACCCGGCCCATGTCTGTACAACGCTTGGCGAAGAGAAACAGGTGGACCCGTTTCTGCGGTTCAATGATGAAAAGATAATTAACATATTGCAGCAAAAGGGGCTTTCCACGGAAACAGAACTGGACCGGTGGCGCTCTTTGATTTCCCTGATGTAG
- a CDS encoding Sir2 family NAD-dependent protein deacetylase, protein MTVEHEIQKAAEIIANAKQAAASCGAGISAESGIATFRDPGGVWDKLNPAEVGTTAGLLNTLDRNGRKLIPFFIELLEAFEQSNPNPAHMALGALEEMGILKTVITQNIDNLHQEAGNTDVVEVHGNGFRLSCISCGKLKTRQRRELIAEIKTRIQELREYNLSTMATIMPKCDHCEALMRPDVVMFGEMVKDIPRAFDAARQCDAMLAIGTSGVVYPAAYLPFEAKDAGAPVIVVNPNENPFSRVSDAYIPMNAGTAMPKLVEAVRAIKGA, encoded by the coding sequence ATGACGGTTGAACATGAAATCCAAAAAGCCGCCGAAATTATAGCCAATGCCAAGCAGGCCGCAGCATCCTGCGGGGCCGGGATCTCGGCTGAAAGCGGTATCGCAACATTCAGAGATCCGGGCGGCGTCTGGGACAAACTAAACCCCGCAGAGGTCGGCACCACCGCCGGGCTTCTAAACACCCTGGACCGCAATGGCCGGAAACTGATTCCGTTTTTTATCGAGCTTCTGGAAGCCTTTGAGCAGTCAAACCCGAATCCGGCCCATATGGCATTAGGCGCGCTTGAGGAGATGGGCATCCTAAAGACCGTGATCACCCAAAATATCGATAATCTGCATCAGGAAGCGGGCAATACCGACGTGGTGGAGGTGCACGGCAACGGGTTCCGGCTCAGCTGCATCAGCTGCGGCAAACTAAAGACCCGGCAGCGGCGGGAACTGATCGCTGAAATCAAAACCAGAATCCAGGAACTGCGGGAATACAACCTCTCCACCATGGCCACGATAATGCCGAAATGCGATCATTGCGAGGCACTCATGCGGCCGGATGTGGTAATGTTCGGGGAAATGGTAAAGGACATCCCCCGAGCTTTTGATGCGGCCCGCCAGTGCGACGCCATGCTCGCCATCGGCACCTCCGGCGTGGTATATCCGGCGGCGTATCTTCCGTTTGAAGCCAAAGATGCCGGGGCTCCGGTCATTGTGGTAAATCCCAATGAAAATCCGTTTTCGCGGGTCTCCGACGCCTATATTCCCATGAATGCCGGCACAGCCATGCCGAAACTGGTTGAAGCGGTAAGAGCGATTAAAGGCGCGTAA
- a CDS encoding four helix bundle protein, with amino-acid sequence MTLKHEKLDVYRLSIGYVAWVYEKADSLNGVHRPARDQWLRASQSIPLNIAEGNGKTAEADRRRYFEIARGSALECAAI; translated from the coding sequence ATGACCCTTAAACACGAAAAACTGGACGTCTATCGCCTTTCAATAGGCTACGTTGCATGGGTTTACGAGAAGGCCGACAGCCTTAATGGAGTCCATCGGCCCGCCCGGGATCAATGGCTTCGGGCCAGCCAGTCGATACCGCTCAATATCGCCGAAGGTAATGGCAAGACCGCGGAAGCCGACCGAAGGCGTTATTTCGAAATCGCTCGTGGCTCCGCGCTTGAGTGCGCGGCGATTTAA